From the genome of Streptomyces sp. NBC_01317, one region includes:
- a CDS encoding DUF6191 domain-containing protein, producing MEFLVFMTLPGLVILLTVTAFADQLLLRVGRAGLLPWRNSVRQGQISATGFEQLHASFSPGKQSELKERRSALILRDDEEDGAPPNRTTVDLDGRTAVIRMPRTGR from the coding sequence ATGGAATTCCTTGTCTTCATGACCTTGCCCGGCCTGGTCATCCTGCTGACGGTGACGGCCTTCGCCGACCAACTGCTGCTTCGCGTAGGGCGAGCCGGTCTGCTGCCGTGGCGGAACAGCGTCAGGCAGGGGCAGATATCAGCGACCGGTTTCGAGCAGCTTCACGCGAGCTTCTCGCCGGGTAAGCAGAGCGAGTTGAAGGAGCGTCGGTCGGCGCTCATCCTGCGGGACGACGAGGAGGACGGGGCGCCGCCGAACCGGACCACGGTGGATCTGGACGGACGGACAGCGGTCATCCGCATGCCTCGGACCGGGCGGTAG
- a CDS encoding TIGR04282 family arsenosugar biosynthesis glycosyltransferase: MAKAPVPGRVKTRLTPPFLAEEAAALAEAALCDTLAAVLAAPVRRRVLVLDGAPGAWLPDGVDVVAQVAGGLDERLAAAFAGCSGPAVLIGMDTPQVTPELLEPALTPDAWLGCDAWFGPAVDGGFWALGLAVPDPSLLLGVPMSVPETGAVQRARLTGAGLAVRNLPVLRDVDTAQDAELVAAEAPTSRFAAALGRVTGARGDARTATDAGAGTPASRAGVR; encoded by the coding sequence ATGGCCAAGGCCCCCGTACCCGGGCGTGTCAAGACGCGGCTCACTCCGCCCTTCCTGGCCGAGGAGGCCGCCGCGCTGGCCGAGGCCGCGCTGTGCGACACGCTGGCCGCCGTCCTGGCCGCGCCCGTGCGGCGCCGGGTGCTGGTCCTCGACGGGGCGCCGGGCGCGTGGCTGCCGGACGGGGTCGACGTGGTCGCGCAGGTGGCCGGCGGGCTGGACGAGCGGCTCGCCGCCGCGTTCGCCGGGTGTAGCGGGCCCGCCGTGCTCATCGGGATGGACACCCCCCAGGTCACCCCCGAGCTGTTGGAACCGGCACTCACTCCGGACGCCTGGCTGGGGTGCGACGCGTGGTTCGGACCGGCGGTCGACGGGGGGTTCTGGGCGCTCGGGCTCGCCGTACCGGATCCGTCGCTGCTGCTGGGCGTACCGATGTCCGTACCGGAGACGGGGGCGGTGCAGCGGGCCCGCCTGACCGGGGCGGGGCTCGCGGTACGGAACCTGCCGGTCCTGCGGGACGTCGACACCGCGCAGGACGCGGAGCTGGTCGCGGCCGAGGCGCCGACCAGCCGGTTCGCGGCGGCGCTGGGGCGGGTCACGGGGGCGCGCGGCGATGCCCGAACCGCCACCGACGCCGGGGCGGGCACCCCGGCATCCCGGGCCGGGGTGCGCTGA
- a CDS encoding class I SAM-dependent methyltransferase, with protein sequence MGLAEIRTPSAAAVPRSAVPLRPRRTPDTPWHADPYTDALRAGRGPLFLRRSDGWLLPLEVERWCGGPDSADLTVLERCRGTVLDIGCGPGRLVAALAARGRTALGIDISPAAVAHTVRGGGSALLRSVFDPLPREGGWDTALLIDGNIGIDGDPSALLRRLAGIVKPGGSLIVETAPTGVDPDLDERVRVRVDNGSGAPGEAFYWSRLGARALVRRARTTGWVPAEQWTAEGRRFVALRQEVSGTRPYGEPTARSEACG encoded by the coding sequence ATGGGCCTTGCCGAGATCCGTACGCCGTCCGCCGCCGCGGTCCCCCGTTCGGCCGTTCCGCTCCGCCCGCGCCGTACCCCCGACACGCCCTGGCACGCCGACCCGTACACGGACGCGCTGCGCGCCGGGCGCGGTCCGCTCTTCCTGCGCCGCTCCGACGGCTGGCTGCTGCCGCTGGAGGTGGAACGGTGGTGCGGCGGACCCGACAGCGCCGATCTGACCGTGCTGGAGCGCTGCCGGGGCACCGTCCTCGACATCGGCTGCGGCCCCGGCCGGCTGGTCGCGGCGCTCGCCGCGCGGGGCCGTACCGCGCTCGGCATCGACATCAGCCCGGCGGCCGTGGCGCACACCGTGCGCGGGGGCGGCAGCGCGCTGCTCAGGTCGGTCTTCGATCCGCTGCCCCGCGAGGGCGGTTGGGACACGGCGCTGCTGATCGACGGCAACATCGGCATCGACGGCGATCCGTCGGCGCTGCTGCGGCGGCTCGCGGGGATCGTGAAACCGGGCGGCTCGCTGATCGTGGAGACCGCGCCCACCGGGGTCGACCCGGATCTCGACGAGCGGGTGCGGGTGCGGGTGGACAACGGCAGCGGCGCGCCAGGAGAGGCGTTCTACTGGTCCCGGCTCGGGGCGCGGGCCTTGGTGCGCCGGGCCCGTACCACCGGCTGGGTCCCGGCCGAGCAGTGGACTGCGGAGGGGCGGCGGTTTGTGGCGCTGCGTCAAGAAGTCTCAGGGACAAGGCCGTACGGAGAACCTACCGCCCGGTCCGAGGCATGCGGATGA
- a CDS encoding ThuA domain-containing protein — protein MQRAPHHRSRSRRGAAAFLVAGTMAASLLGGTAATARPFPEPPPTALALPSPPGGQNVKVLVFHASATEESPLVNAGIEAIEAIGLAGPAAGRFKTEATDDGSVFTNEKKLGKYNAVVFLTGGGDVLDPEQEAGLESYVEAGGGFLGIHDAARTEPYSDWFTGLIGARPAATSPATVQRATVEVADRVNPATKNLPVEWKRPDKWINWAANPTGKVHTVAKVRESSYRPGAGANGVDHPVSWCRDYDGGRSFYTGMGGTAESYAETDFREHLRGALQWTTRLSRADCKATIDANYTAAKVTQPNQAGQQDQIGEPHGLVVAPDGRVLYIGRGGGANGAPVVTDWNNPEMGKGLGQVHIYDPVTKKVTLAGALTVFGNKGGGDELTKVEEGLLGIELDPAFAANGWVYLHYTPHSGLDRDKRIAERRVSRFTLDPVTNKLDLASEKVLLKWPVQVNSCCHAGGGMAWDSKGNLYIATGDNNSSGFSDGYSGNNPQPNYKGLSFADARRTAGNTNNLNGKILRIHPRPDGTYTLPAGNLFTGEEQDEGGDKTRGEIYVMGVRNPARISVDQKTDILYAGWVGPDAGAPSTTWGPAKYDTFAAITKAGNHGWPFCMGNKQPYRDRNLPDPTKPLGWYNCDAPKNESPNNDGLVNLPPVTGNTIWYSPQGGGPDFPRDANGVPSYKAEEGTFLLPWLKGGGQATMDGPVYRYNAATATADAWPEYWDGKWFVGDFYDADNPRHAVLTDPKTVGKGGLPVTAESLKKIIPVGNGGIRNLMDWKFAPDGSLYVLDYGRGFFTSDSQSALWRVTYKGGEATPAAADLARKATQ, from the coding sequence ATGCAGCGCGCACCACATCACCGGTCAAGATCCAGGCGCGGGGCGGCCGCGTTCCTGGTCGCCGGCACCATGGCGGCATCCCTGCTGGGCGGCACCGCCGCCACGGCGAGACCGTTCCCTGAGCCGCCACCGACCGCCTTGGCCCTTCCGTCGCCGCCGGGCGGCCAGAACGTCAAGGTCCTCGTGTTCCACGCCTCGGCCACCGAGGAGTCACCGCTCGTCAACGCCGGGATCGAGGCCATCGAGGCGATCGGCCTCGCGGGACCGGCGGCCGGGCGCTTCAAGACCGAGGCCACGGACGACGGTTCGGTCTTCACCAACGAGAAGAAGCTCGGCAAGTACAACGCCGTCGTCTTCCTCACCGGCGGCGGCGACGTGCTCGATCCGGAGCAGGAGGCCGGGCTGGAGTCGTACGTGGAGGCCGGCGGCGGCTTCCTCGGCATCCATGACGCGGCCCGTACGGAACCGTACTCCGACTGGTTCACCGGTCTGATCGGCGCGCGGCCCGCGGCCACCAGCCCGGCCACCGTCCAGCGCGCGACCGTCGAGGTCGCCGACCGGGTGAATCCGGCCACGAAGAACCTCCCCGTGGAGTGGAAGCGGCCCGACAAGTGGATCAACTGGGCGGCCAACCCGACCGGCAAGGTGCACACCGTCGCCAAGGTCAGGGAGAGCAGCTACCGGCCGGGGGCGGGCGCCAACGGCGTCGACCACCCGGTCTCCTGGTGCCGTGACTACGACGGCGGCCGGTCCTTCTACACCGGGATGGGCGGTACGGCGGAGTCGTACGCCGAGACCGACTTCCGCGAGCACCTGCGGGGCGCCCTCCAGTGGACCACGCGCCTCTCGCGCGCCGACTGCAAGGCGACCATCGACGCCAACTACACGGCGGCGAAGGTGACCCAGCCCAACCAGGCGGGCCAGCAGGACCAGATCGGCGAGCCGCACGGCCTGGTCGTGGCACCCGACGGACGGGTGCTGTACATCGGCCGCGGCGGCGGGGCGAACGGTGCTCCCGTCGTCACCGACTGGAACAACCCGGAGATGGGCAAGGGCCTCGGCCAGGTCCACATCTACGACCCCGTGACCAAGAAGGTCACGCTCGCGGGCGCCCTGACCGTCTTCGGCAACAAGGGCGGCGGCGACGAACTCACCAAGGTCGAGGAGGGGTTGCTCGGCATCGAGCTGGACCCCGCCTTCGCGGCCAACGGCTGGGTGTACCTGCACTACACCCCGCACTCCGGGCTCGACCGTGACAAGCGGATCGCCGAACGGCGCGTCTCGCGCTTCACGCTGGACCCGGTGACGAACAAGCTGGACCTGGCATCCGAGAAGGTCCTGCTCAAGTGGCCCGTACAGGTCAACAGCTGCTGCCACGCCGGTGGCGGGATGGCCTGGGACTCGAAGGGCAACCTCTACATCGCGACCGGCGACAACAACTCGTCCGGTTTCAGCGACGGTTACTCGGGCAACAACCCGCAGCCCAACTACAAGGGCCTGTCCTTCGCGGACGCCCGCAGGACCGCGGGCAACACGAACAACCTCAACGGCAAGATCCTGCGCATCCACCCGCGGCCCGACGGCACGTACACCCTGCCGGCCGGGAACCTCTTCACGGGTGAGGAGCAGGACGAGGGCGGCGACAAGACCCGCGGCGAGATCTATGTGATGGGCGTGCGCAACCCGGCGCGCATCTCGGTCGACCAGAAGACCGACATCCTGTACGCGGGCTGGGTCGGCCCCGACGCGGGCGCCCCGAGCACGACCTGGGGTCCGGCGAAGTACGACACGTTCGCGGCGATCACCAAGGCGGGCAACCACGGCTGGCCGTTCTGCATGGGCAACAAGCAGCCGTACCGGGACCGCAACCTCCCCGACCCGACGAAGCCGCTGGGCTGGTACAACTGCGACGCCCCGAAGAACGAGTCCCCCAACAACGACGGCCTGGTGAACCTGCCTCCCGTCACGGGCAACACCATCTGGTACTCCCCGCAGGGCGGCGGCCCCGACTTCCCCCGGGACGCCAACGGCGTACCCAGCTACAAGGCCGAGGAAGGCACCTTCCTGCTGCCGTGGCTCAAGGGCGGCGGCCAGGCCACCATGGACGGCCCGGTGTACCGCTACAACGCGGCGACCGCGACGGCCGACGCGTGGCCGGAGTACTGGGACGGCAAGTGGTTCGTCGGTGACTTCTACGACGCCGACAACCCGCGCCACGCGGTGCTGACCGATCCCAAGACGGTCGGCAAGGGCGGACTGCCCGTCACCGCCGAGTCGTTGAAGAAGATCATCCCGGTCGGCAACGGCGGCATCCGCAACCTCATGGACTGGAAGTTCGCGCCGGACGGCTCGCTCTACGTCCTGGACTACGGGCGCGGCTTCTTCACCTCCGACTCCCAGTCCGCGCTGTGGCGTGTGACGTACAAGGGCGGCGAGGCGACGCCCGCCGCCGCGGATCTGGCCAGGAAGGCGACTCAGTGA
- a CDS encoding OmpL47-type beta-barrel domain-containing protein produces MVLGLTSTAAYGRTGDRTADSTAAAQVLNWTTSGRTDRYVTFPTTAVAGATTIVFENSVATGNDIGMPHTLTFDVSDPEYNNDVPLNILANPSDDNGGKYSVEVNLTPGRYRFFCTIPGHGQMQGILTVTEAGGGDDTTPPVVKATVDGEGNDQGEYVGSAVVGLSATDEGSGVASIEYRTGVGGTWQPYTVPLVFDQVGQHDVAYRATDQAGNVSPEAGVSFWVVARPGGDSTAPETSATVSGDKDPAGNYLTMATVTVTASDTGSGVNTIEYALGAGAAWQPYTGPVMVHQVGAHTVRYRATDKAGNVTAEKSVAFTVVAPPAQDTTAPVTTAAVSGTLNSGGAYVTSAKVTLSATDAGGSGVDRTEYSLDGGPYLAYTTPVIVDALGYHTLAHRATDKAGNTSAAKQVSFTIAQGGGVPAPNCPEFDERLTVIVGAVDTGVPNRLTRSRCTINELIEDEKDWSSAALFLKHVDGVLDKLLADNVIDQREFNKITKAAKQSKIGKPGQTEGYRDLFDGTAESLAQWEQVGGGKFALSGEGAITSSTTVNGMGMLWFPERKYGDFSLKLQFRDDAPGTGNANGGVFVRFPNVHNHPEESRPEWVAINYGHEMQILDNPVGDMYKTGSVYGFDRVGLGGAGVTPKGSWNDYEIRAEGQHFTILRNGVVINEFDNVGGQAFTPPRAGDPGTDGRRYATGYVGLQVHSTTDVISYRNIRIKEL; encoded by the coding sequence ATGGTGCTGGGGCTGACGTCGACGGCCGCCTACGGGCGGACCGGCGACCGTACGGCCGACAGCACGGCGGCCGCCCAGGTTCTCAACTGGACGACGAGCGGCCGCACCGACCGGTACGTCACCTTCCCGACCACCGCGGTGGCGGGGGCGACGACCATCGTCTTCGAGAACAGTGTGGCCACCGGCAACGACATCGGGATGCCGCACACGCTGACCTTCGACGTGTCGGACCCCGAGTACAACAACGACGTACCGCTCAACATCCTGGCCAATCCGAGTGACGACAACGGCGGCAAGTACTCCGTCGAGGTCAATCTCACCCCGGGCCGCTACCGCTTCTTCTGCACCATCCCGGGCCACGGCCAGATGCAGGGCATCCTGACCGTGACCGAGGCGGGCGGCGGCGACGACACCACTCCGCCCGTCGTCAAGGCCACCGTGGACGGGGAGGGCAACGACCAGGGCGAGTACGTGGGTTCGGCCGTGGTGGGTCTGTCGGCCACCGACGAGGGATCCGGCGTGGCGTCGATCGAGTACCGGACCGGAGTCGGCGGCACCTGGCAGCCGTACACCGTTCCGCTGGTGTTCGACCAGGTCGGCCAGCACGATGTCGCCTACCGCGCCACCGACCAGGCGGGAAACGTGTCGCCGGAGGCGGGCGTGTCCTTCTGGGTGGTGGCGCGGCCCGGCGGTGACTCCACCGCGCCGGAGACCTCGGCGACGGTGAGCGGCGACAAGGACCCGGCGGGCAACTACCTGACGATGGCCACGGTCACCGTCACCGCCTCGGACACCGGTTCGGGCGTCAACACCATCGAGTACGCCCTCGGGGCGGGCGCGGCGTGGCAGCCGTACACCGGGCCGGTGATGGTCCATCAGGTCGGCGCGCACACCGTCCGCTACAGGGCGACCGACAAGGCGGGGAACGTGACGGCCGAGAAGTCCGTCGCCTTCACCGTCGTGGCGCCGCCCGCGCAGGACACGACGGCGCCGGTGACCACGGCGGCCGTCAGCGGCACCCTGAACTCCGGCGGTGCCTACGTCACCAGCGCCAAGGTCACCCTGTCGGCGACCGACGCCGGCGGGTCCGGGGTGGACAGGACCGAGTACTCGCTGGACGGCGGTCCGTACCTCGCGTACACCACCCCCGTCATCGTCGACGCGCTCGGTTACCACACGCTCGCGCACCGGGCGACGGACAAGGCCGGCAACACGTCGGCGGCCAAGCAGGTGTCCTTCACCATCGCGCAGGGCGGTGGCGTCCCGGCGCCCAACTGCCCTGAGTTCGATGAGCGGTTGACGGTCATCGTGGGCGCGGTCGACACCGGTGTGCCGAACCGGCTCACCCGGAGCCGGTGCACGATCAACGAGCTGATCGAGGACGAGAAGGACTGGTCCTCGGCGGCGCTGTTCCTCAAGCACGTGGACGGCGTGCTCGACAAGCTGCTGGCCGACAACGTCATCGACCAGCGCGAGTTCAACAAGATCACCAAGGCGGCCAAGCAGTCGAAGATCGGCAAGCCCGGCCAGACCGAGGGCTACCGCGACCTCTTCGACGGTACGGCGGAGTCCCTGGCGCAGTGGGAGCAGGTCGGCGGCGGTAAGTTCGCGCTGTCCGGCGAAGGTGCCATCACCAGCAGCACGACGGTGAACGGCATGGGCATGCTGTGGTTCCCGGAGCGCAAGTACGGCGACTTCTCGCTCAAGCTCCAGTTCCGCGACGACGCCCCGGGCACGGGCAACGCCAACGGCGGTGTGTTCGTGCGGTTCCCGAACGTCCACAACCACCCCGAGGAGTCCCGGCCCGAGTGGGTCGCCATCAACTACGGGCACGAGATGCAGATCCTCGACAACCCCGTCGGCGACATGTACAAGACCGGCTCGGTGTACGGCTTCGACCGGGTGGGCCTGGGCGGCGCGGGGGTCACCCCGAAGGGCAGCTGGAACGACTACGAGATCCGCGCGGAGGGCCAGCACTTCACGATCCTGCGCAACGGTGTGGTGATCAACGAGTTCGACAACGTCGGCGGACAGGCCTTCACACCGCCGCGCGCCGGGGACCCGGGGACGGACGGCCGGCGGTACGCCACCGGTTACGTCGGCCTCCAGGTGCACAGCACGACGGACGTGATCTCGTACCGCAACATCCGTATCAAGGAGCTGTAG
- a CDS encoding NAD-dependent epimerase/dehydratase family protein translates to MRVLVTGGAGFIGSHIVTALTALGHEAVVLDALLPSAHPVPPARPPEVEWIHADVRDRAAVDRALRGVEAVCHQAAMVGLGKDFADAPDYVSCNDLGTATLLAAMAGAGVRDLTLAGSMVVYGEGRYDCPAHGRVAPGPRAEADLVAGRFEPGCPVCGAELTPGLIGEDARTDPRNVYAVTKLAQEHLAASWARATGGRALSLRYHNVYGPGMPRDTPYAGVASFFRSSLTRGEAPQVFEDGGQRRDFVHVRDVATANALALAFVRTREPGTLGAYNTGSGEPHTVGEMAGALAAAHGGPDPVVTGEYRLGDVRHITASSERLRAELGWRPEVGFAAGMAEFARSGQRGVAVL, encoded by the coding sequence ATGCGTGTACTTGTCACCGGAGGAGCCGGCTTCATCGGCTCACACATCGTCACGGCCCTCACGGCGCTGGGCCACGAGGCCGTCGTCCTGGACGCCCTGCTGCCGTCGGCCCACCCCGTGCCGCCCGCGCGCCCGCCGGAGGTGGAGTGGATCCACGCCGACGTACGGGACCGGGCGGCGGTCGACCGTGCGCTGCGCGGGGTGGAGGCGGTCTGCCACCAGGCGGCGATGGTCGGCCTCGGCAAGGACTTCGCGGACGCGCCGGACTACGTGAGCTGCAACGACCTGGGGACCGCCACGCTGCTGGCCGCCATGGCGGGTGCGGGGGTACGGGACCTGACGCTGGCCGGGTCGATGGTCGTGTACGGGGAGGGCCGGTACGACTGCCCCGCGCACGGCCGCGTCGCGCCGGGACCCCGCGCGGAGGCGGATCTGGTGGCGGGCCGCTTCGAACCCGGATGCCCGGTGTGCGGGGCGGAGTTGACGCCGGGTCTGATCGGCGAGGACGCGCGCACCGACCCGCGCAACGTGTACGCGGTGACCAAGCTGGCCCAGGAACATCTCGCGGCGTCCTGGGCGCGGGCCACGGGCGGCCGGGCGCTCTCGTTGCGCTACCACAACGTGTACGGCCCTGGGATGCCCCGCGACACCCCGTACGCGGGGGTCGCGTCGTTCTTCCGCTCCTCGCTGACCAGGGGCGAGGCGCCACAGGTCTTCGAGGACGGCGGGCAGCGGCGGGACTTCGTGCACGTACGGGACGTGGCGACGGCGAACGCCCTGGCGCTGGCGTTCGTACGGACGAGGGAGCCCGGCACGCTGGGCGCGTACAACACCGGCAGCGGCGAACCGCACACCGTGGGCGAGATGGCGGGGGCGCTGGCGGCGGCGCACGGGGGTCCTGATCCGGTGGTCACCGGGGAGTACCGGCTGGGCGACGTACGGCACATCACCGCGTCGTCGGAGCGGCTGCGGGCGGAGCTGGGGTGGCGGCCGGAGGTCGGGTTCGCGGCGGGCATGGCGGAGTTCGCGCGGTCGGGGCAGCGGGGGGTGGCGGTGCTTTGA
- the ligD gene encoding non-homologous end-joining DNA ligase, with product MGAAGAAVELEAGGRAVRLSSPAKIYFPERGFTKLDVARYYLAVGPGILRALRDRPTTLERYPEGVEGEFFYQKRAPKNLPDWIPTARIEFPSGRSADEICPTEVAAVLWAANLGALTFHPWPVRRGRTDHPDELRIDLDPQPGTDFKDAVRTAHELRSFLDELGMRGWPKTSGGRGLHVFVPIEPRWTFTEVRRAAITIGRHLERRNPGRVTTAWWKEERGEKIFVDYNQTARDRTIACAYSVRPRPHAPVSAPLRWEELDDVAPRDFDIATMPVRYAELGDVHADMEEHAYSLEGLLELADRHERDQGLGDLPYPPDYPKMPGEPKRVQPSRARPEDEAG from the coding sequence ATGGGTGCAGCGGGTGCGGCGGTGGAGCTGGAGGCGGGCGGCCGGGCGGTACGGCTGTCCAGCCCGGCCAAGATCTATTTTCCGGAGCGCGGCTTCACGAAGCTCGACGTCGCGCGCTACTACCTGGCCGTGGGCCCGGGAATCCTCCGGGCCCTGCGGGACCGGCCGACGACGCTGGAGCGGTACCCGGAGGGCGTCGAGGGGGAATTCTTCTACCAGAAGCGGGCCCCGAAGAACCTGCCCGACTGGATCCCCACCGCCCGGATCGAGTTCCCCAGCGGGCGTTCGGCCGACGAGATCTGCCCGACCGAGGTGGCGGCGGTCCTCTGGGCGGCGAACCTCGGCGCCCTCACCTTCCACCCGTGGCCGGTACGGCGCGGGCGCACCGATCACCCCGACGAGCTGCGGATCGACCTCGATCCCCAGCCCGGCACGGACTTCAAGGACGCCGTCAGGACCGCGCACGAGCTGCGCAGCTTCCTCGACGAGCTGGGGATGCGCGGCTGGCCCAAGACGTCGGGGGGACGCGGCCTCCACGTGTTCGTCCCGATCGAGCCGCGCTGGACGTTCACCGAGGTACGGCGGGCCGCCATCACCATCGGCCGCCATCTGGAGCGCCGGAACCCGGGCCGGGTGACCACCGCGTGGTGGAAGGAGGAGCGCGGTGAGAAGATCTTCGTCGACTACAACCAGACCGCCCGGGACCGCACGATCGCCTGCGCCTACTCCGTACGGCCCCGTCCGCACGCCCCGGTCTCGGCGCCGCTGCGCTGGGAGGAGCTGGACGACGTGGCCCCGCGGGACTTCGACATCGCGACCATGCCGGTGCGCTACGCCGAACTGGGCGATGTGCACGCGGACATGGAGGAGCACGCGTACAGCCTGGAGGGGCTGCTGGAGCTGGCGGACCGGCACGAGCGGGACCAGGGCCTCGGCGACCTCCCGTACCCGCCGGACTACCCGAAGATGCCGGGGGAGCCGAAGCGGGTCCAGCCGAGCCGGGCGCGGCCGGAGGACGAGGCCGGCTGA
- a CDS encoding glycosyltransferase family 2 protein produces the protein MDVTYSIPTTVDVVLPCLDEARALPWVLDRLPAGWRAIVVDNGSADGSAEIAAGLGATVVHEPRRGFGAACHAGLLAAEAEFVCFCDCDASLDPGLLPAFVAEVAAGRADLVLGRRRPQTRGAWPAHARAGNMALSGMLRRRTGLRLRDLGPMRAARREALLDLSLTDRRSGYPLQMVVRAADAGWRVTERDVPYLPRTGRSKVTGTWRGTWQAVHDMRAVLAQEPGAVAAAGAAVAVVSEDVRDERAGAR, from the coding sequence ATGGACGTGACGTACTCGATCCCCACGACGGTTGACGTCGTACTCCCCTGTCTCGACGAGGCCCGGGCCCTGCCCTGGGTGCTGGACCGGCTGCCCGCGGGCTGGCGGGCGATCGTCGTGGACAACGGCTCGGCCGACGGCTCGGCGGAGATCGCCGCCGGGCTCGGCGCGACCGTCGTGCACGAACCCCGGCGCGGCTTCGGTGCCGCGTGCCACGCCGGACTGCTCGCCGCCGAGGCGGAGTTCGTGTGCTTCTGCGACTGCGACGCGTCGCTCGATCCCGGCCTGCTGCCCGCGTTTGTGGCGGAGGTGGCGGCCGGCCGGGCGGATCTGGTGCTGGGGCGCCGCAGGCCGCAGACCCGCGGGGCGTGGCCGGCGCACGCCAGGGCGGGGAACATGGCGCTGTCCGGGATGCTGCGCCGCAGAACAGGCCTGCGGCTGCGTGACCTGGGCCCGATGCGGGCGGCGCGCCGGGAGGCGCTGCTGGACCTGTCGCTGACGGACCGGCGCAGTGGCTATCCGCTCCAGATGGTCGTCCGCGCGGCGGACGCGGGCTGGCGGGTGACGGAGCGGGACGTGCCGTATCTGCCGCGTACGGGCAGGTCGAAGGTGACGGGCACGTGGCGCGGGACGTGGCAGGCGGTGCACGACATGCGCGCGGTGCTGGCGCAGGAGCCGGGGGCGGTGGCCGCTGCGGGAGCGGCGGTGGCCGTTGTCTCGGAGGACGTGCGTGACGAGCGGGCGGGTGCGCGGTGA
- a CDS encoding ATP-dependent DNA ligase, with amino-acid sequence MDLPVMPPVKPMLAKSVAAIPPGMQYEAKWDGFRAIIHRDGDEVVIGSRTGKPLTRYFPELVTAVRDRLPERCVFDGEIVIVHEGRLDFDKLTERIHPAKSRVDMLAGRTPASFVAFDLLALGDGTLIDIEQAQRREALEAALIGVEPPVYLAPATTDIERAHEWFEQYEGAGLDGVIAKPLDLPYRPDFRAMYKIKHERTADAVVAGYRLHKSGPVVGSLLLGLHDARGVLQHVGVCAAFSMRRRAELVEELAPLRMETAEGHPWGAWAEEAAHEGARLPGGPSRWSGTKDLSWIALRPELVCEVAYDHMEGDRFRHTAQFRRWRPDRTPESCTYAQLEEPVGYDLAAVLSGLA; translated from the coding sequence ATGGATCTGCCGGTGATGCCTCCCGTGAAACCCATGCTCGCCAAGTCCGTGGCCGCGATCCCGCCCGGGATGCAGTACGAGGCCAAGTGGGACGGCTTCCGGGCGATCATCCATCGCGACGGCGACGAGGTGGTGATCGGCAGCAGGACCGGCAAGCCGCTGACCCGCTACTTTCCCGAGCTGGTGACGGCGGTACGGGACCGGCTCCCGGAGCGGTGCGTGTTCGACGGGGAGATCGTGATCGTCCACGAGGGCCGGCTGGACTTCGACAAGCTCACGGAGCGCATCCACCCCGCGAAGTCGCGCGTGGACATGCTGGCCGGGCGCACCCCGGCGAGTTTTGTCGCCTTCGACCTGCTGGCCCTCGGGGACGGCACGCTGATCGACATCGAGCAGGCGCAGCGCAGGGAGGCGCTGGAGGCGGCCCTGATCGGCGTAGAGCCGCCGGTGTACCTCGCGCCCGCCACCACGGACATCGAGCGGGCGCACGAGTGGTTCGAGCAGTACGAGGGCGCCGGGCTCGACGGGGTGATCGCCAAGCCGCTGGACCTGCCGTACAGGCCGGACTTCCGGGCGATGTACAAGATCAAGCACGAGCGGACGGCGGACGCGGTGGTCGCCGGGTACCGCCTGCACAAGAGCGGTCCCGTGGTGGGCTCGCTGCTGCTCGGCCTGCACGACGCGCGGGGCGTGCTCCAGCACGTGGGGGTGTGCGCGGCGTTCTCGATGCGGCGCAGGGCGGAGCTGGTCGAGGAGCTGGCGCCGCTGCGGATGGAGACGGCGGAGGGCCATCCGTGGGGCGCGTGGGCCGAGGAGGCGGCGCACGAGGGGGCGCGGCTGCCGGGCGGTCCGAGCCGCTGGTCGGGGACGAAAGACCTGTCGTGGATCGCGCTGCGGCCCGAGCTGGTGTGTGAGGTGGCGTACGACCACATGGAGGGCGACCGCTTCCGCCACACGGCGCAGTTCCGGAGGTGGCGTCCGGACAGGACGCCGGAGAGCTGTACGTACGCGCAGCTGGAGGAGCCGGTGGGGTACGACCTGGCGGCGGTGCTGAGCGGGCTCGCGTAG